aaaatgtaacagGGAAAAAGGCAACACTCCCCACAAGAGACAGTTTTCGAGATGTAAAAGAGATGAGGGGAGGGGGcgggggaggaggagagagggtcgtttagggggagggggaggggggttgcagtgggtttcatttaaaaaaaaagaaagaaaaaaagcactcAGAAACATGAttaatatacatataaaatGAGATTAGAAAAATACATTATAAACCTGTAACAATGGCTGTTAATTACATTATCATACATGTAGTAGGCAGGCCAGAGAGAATACGGTAGGTATAAGAGTCAACCTTTCCCCTGATGGTCTTATCCAGCCTTTCACAATGACACAGCAAGTTGTAACATTGCAGAGGGAATTTTCTTAATACTGTCAAATGCCGAATAACCATCTCTTGCTCCGCTTTAATATTGCATttcaatttaataaaaataataacactgAAAAAGAATATTTCATTGACCTTTCACTGTAACAGCATGATGAAAGAGCTATGAAtagagggaaggaaaaaaaccaacaaaaaaaacaaacccgcCAAGTGTTATATTGGATTTAAGAATTCCTcgattttaatattatttcaccTTCCAGCAATAAACTGTCAGTTGTTTCAACAGCTGAGAACTGTTTGGCGGTGAAGCGGGGCTCGCTTGTTTCATTATCCCAACATTTCAGCTGTCTAATTTAAACCTCATGATTGTATTGATAGTTTGTTGTCAAGCTGACGCTGAGAGACGTGGACTGGATGCTTTCAGTTTGCAGCtgttgaaacaaaaaaaccaaacagacgCGATGGGGACGACCCTCCCCGCCCGCTGTTCGCTCTTCCATCCGCTCCCTTGAACGTCATGTATTTTTCTTAgctcataataaaaaaaacaaaacaaaaaaaaacatgttccgGCAGACTACTGGGTCACGACTGGCAGTTCAATTTGTTCTAGGAAGTTAGTCACAGTCACCAAAAATCAAGACAATATCTCGTTTGATCGTTAAAATcgaaataacaataataataatactaattaaaaaaaacagagaacaaAATCTGCTCATACAGCAGAGTAAAGGGCCCTCAGgtaaaaggaaaagagaaaaaaatcatttcaggAAGACAAAACCATGGCACATGTTTGTAGCTGGTCAAAACGACTGCTATTCTTTTTGCATAGAATAACTTCGGTAACGCCACGGTACGGTGGCGGCTACCCTGCTCGTCCTTTCAGAGCGTGTAACACCAGCCATTCCTCTCTGCGCCATCTTGGTGGGTGCTGGATATTATTGAACACAACTGGAATACTAGAAAACAGAAACCGCTGTCGATAAGGCACTTTGATTTGATCTTTTTAAGCTCTCTAGGCGTCCGTCTCACTCTGATGCTCGCTAACTTTCCAAAGGGTCGTGACTGTTTTGGTCTTCCTTTTCCAATCATATTCAAGGTCAACAGCACttctccccctcccctcccccactTGGTTCCCCCCCCCATTTTCCCCTATActgttttaaacttttttttctttatttttttctgattttgtaACTGCAAGTAAAGTATCAAAAGCTAAAATTGCCAAAAATAGATCTTATTTTTTCTCATCTCCAGCACCCTgtaaaattatcttttttttgttctcttctGTATTTGTATATGCAATGACATAtctacatttttatatatttatatatatatttatatatataagaCGTATGTATAAAGCAATTTGAACAGGCAGGCATGGCTTTCACATCCTATTTTTTTCTTGAGAGAGTTAAACAAAAGATTGTGGGCTCAGAAGCTAGACTATGATCACGGGGAGGTGTGACACATTGTGGATGCGCTTTTGGATCGTTTACCtcgagttaaaaaaaaaaaagaaaaagacaaaagaaatttcatcattaaaaaaacaaaaaacaaaaatgcaagtAGGCTCAGATTATGCCAACTGCACGATTCAATTCATGTGAAGTCTTCAAACTGGGTTAAaacttaaaatacatttaaaaagaattaGTCAAACGTGGAGATgggaaaaaaatggcaaaataaaACATCTGTTTGGCAACGTGGCTGATGAAACAACTTAATATAGAATCCAGGTAACATGGCAAAAGCATTTATGTACAGAACTTCAAAGTGCCCCCCCTTCCCCCTTTGCTGTCACTGTGTAACATGTTGATTTAGTGTTGATTAGCATCTCTTCACCTTAGAATAAAACAGAGCAGTAATGGGTGAGAAATCATCTAAACtgactggctggctggctggctgttACAGCTGAAGGCAGGCACTAAAAATTCACACCCTTTTAAACtcttaaaaatcacaaagagaGCCCTCTGTGAGACAGATGCATAACTGCAGATATATAATTCACTGGCAAACCCTTTGGCTAAATATGCACACttaatacttttttttgtctttgtgatcACAGCTCAGCTAACtcattgagattttttttttttgtcaaaatacATCAGGCACTGTATAGTGGATGTAGTGTGGATGGGGGGGCAAtttccccctccctccccccgAAGCCTCAACACACCCTACTTTCATTGTAgtattaattaaaaacacacacacaaaacacacaaagaaccaTCAGCCCAAGTAGTGACCTTCCCATCTTGCCCTTCATCATTTCTTAAGCTTCTGCTGCCTGCTTTGAACATCAGTTTGCGTACTGTTTTAGAGCTAATCACCTCGCCTTGGTTTTGGCTGGTCAGGTTTAAGCAAAAGCTAATTAGTCAAATATGAacaacaggggaaaaaaaggacaaaatcaagTGGAGaaaattactaaaaaaaaaaaagcattaaaaacagacaggagaaaaacaaaacaaaacacataaatcATAAAAAGCTCCTTTAGCAATCATTTCAGccatgcattttaaaaaattaaataaaaacaaagacagaaagctGTTTAGAGGGGCACACCCAGAATGTGTCAGCTCAAAATTACATCTTAGAGCTCAACAACTGAACTACACgtgaaaatgacagaaattaaACAAGTTAATGTGAGTGTATGTTCTCtttccttctgtttctttttctctccccGTGGGTGGGTGTTGGAACAGGATGGGAGCAGGTAGACGCTCTTATATCTATATTTtgagggaggggaggagggggtGTCAATCTGAGGGCCATTACTCTGAAACCAAATGGTTTGCGTCAAATAAATACTCAAATTTGATTCATACAAGTGAGGTCACCACGTCAGAGTAATTAgaggaggggggtgggggtctTTATTGCTATGTAATTCAGTGCAGATTTATGAGTCATACCACAAACACGTCCACCCACTGTGTGAttcatgaagaaaaagaaagagaaagaatggGAATCGAACTCAAtgaacaaagggaaaaaaatatttatgaataTCACACAACTTTGTTGGGTTTTCGTTGTGTTTCTGTGAAGATTCTGCGTTGGTTtctactttttttctctttttttgttttactgtcaGAATGTGTTAGGGTAACTGTACGGGCAGgcgcctctctctctctctctctctctctctcacttgcGTCCGAGAGGCTAGCAAAAGGCAATTACCAGTTAACTGATCAGCAGGCAGGCTTGGGGCGGCTCGTCATTGGGTGAAGAGTTCAGAGGTCAGAAGGTCATGTGTTAGTTGCCGGTGGCGGCTAGGTGgttagaaacaaaaacaaaacaaacagaaaaaaaaagatagaaagGATATTAGTGTCAGCAAGAAGAGACTGGAATGACATCATTTTAACAATAAAATGAATGCAATCTCTTATGTCGCCCCCTGCTCTTAGTCCCCTGCCAATATGAGGTGAACCCAGCTAATCTCACTGCGATCATGGCGCCACAGCGGCATGATCCAAACTACTAAGCCCCACCCTGAATCAGGTAGCTTGGTGGTTTAAATAAAGCGCACATTGCccccaaaaccaaaaacagaagcaaagagaGGTCGAACAGACAAACAAAGTAACAAAAATCTAGTGTTTTAGTGTCGTTCGAGTTGGAATGCAAGCTCCAAACAGTGTGATTAGTGTTAAGGAGACTTAATAACTAGAGTTATGTGAAGCATAACTGAGACTAGTGTTATATGTGCAATGAATAGATGAATCGCTGTTTTCCGATTCGTTCTCTTTATTTAGCAGTATATTTTTATAGAgtataaatatacacaaaaCCATAAATACATTTGATATAAAATGCTCAAATATAAAATGACAGTACCTCATGTACaactgaaatattaaaaatgtactTTAGCTTTATTTCAATATATTTGCAATACACTGGAGAGAATGCAAGCTACCTCAGCTTATGTCTGTGCGTGCCTATCTTCCAtagaaaaatcaaaaaatcaaaaataaatgtaaatttcaAGGTGAAATGGGGCCTGGTAGCAGCACGGCCACTTGCCTTATGCCTGCTATGTCTTTACGATACAGTATAGAGATGAGTCTCCTTTTTCTCTGCTCCTTATGAGCCGATGAGATAAATCATGTATGGGAACAAGCCTGCCCCATTTTAGGCTCTAATCTCACATCAGAGGAATGTCATTATACACTTTCAACACTGCCTGCAAAGTACTACCTGTCCTGGCTTCACAGCTGCAAAATCCCAAACCTTTCAACATCACTTTTGCCTGAGCTTTGACATATACACAGTCTGCACATACTGCATATGTTAAGTactaaatgtaaacaaaatgtGCATACCACAATCAACCATTTAGCTGGCGTGTGGCGATACGGGGTAGGAAAGGTGGCAGGGggacaggaaaacaaaacaaaatgcaatacAGACAATGTAGAAATTCCCAACTAAGGCATCGAGGCATAATATAATAATCACTGAAATGCATAAGTCAACATCAAAGTGTAGCTAGGAGACTAAACTGACCTCTGTCAGCGGTCACAATCCTTTGGTAAGGATGGACCCGCGTGTCATGCCGTCTCACTTTAGTAGCCATTGCACCTAGATTGTAACAGGTCCACAGGGTTAGAAACCGTTCACTTTGAGGAGGGCAAAAACAGTCATTTGTACAGtgataacattcacatttttaaCCATTATAATGCTCGGATTACACAACAATACACAGAATAACATAATACAGATTATagtacatatacacacaaacacgtcttcttcttttttttccttttacatgtAGAAAAAATgcagtagaaaaaaaattatacacctttttggagatttacttggtatttaaaaatgcataacTTAAGTACTAAAATTCCACAGTGCTCAGAGTTAtatgtgggtgggtgggtgggtgggggcaGGTAAAGGGTACAGGCTCCAAGGCTGTCTAGAAAAATAATGTGATTCTTCCTGTGGGATCCAAAAGGGGAACAGAGAGAAATTTGTCTCTTCATTTTGAAAGGTGGGGAAATCCAATACAGCTCTGATGGTAATTGAATAGTGCCAGACACCACctgcctctccctctctccttcatTTTCTCTTTCCCCTTTTCAACATTTCTCTCCAGGTCAATCTGCTCACTAGCGGCACAGGCTGTCATTTCCCTCCTATATTTGTCACAACTGATTTCTTTCTACTGCAGCGGTTTACACCGCCTCGTATGCATCacaaaaactgtttgtgtgccaCACTATGTTCAAGTATTACAAATTTCTGATGTGTGcatggatttaaaaaaacaacaacaaaaaaatgaaatagaaaAACATTTCCCAGAGGAAGCGAGGACATGCGAAATAAgttataaaaaaagattttcttcTGGCATTATCAAGAGCGGATTTTTTTGGCCCATGACTACACAGCTAACTACACTACTCTGAAGTAGCAGATGGCCTGACATTTCTTTATTCTCAGAGAAGCCGTTGGTGGCTAGATACAGTAGCGCAGGAAACTGAGCCAAGtctgtgagtatgtgtgtgtgtgtgtgcgcgcgagTATGAGAGGGAGCGTGTTCCACAGGGCCCTGTGTTGCTGAAGGCACCAATCGATAGTGTGAGTAAATAAAATGCACTAAGCTGGTGTAACCCTGCAAgttaaagagagaaaagccaGTCAGCTGCCCCTGTCTGTTCTACACATGACTCCCAGAGGCACCTCAAATACACAGGTCAGCTAAAACCACACTTGTGTCTGCTGCTGCCAAATGAATCTGTGAACATTAGAGAAGTGCAGTGTCAAATTAAATCTGGAAAGCGGCTAACAAAGGTTTCTCCTGCCTAACGCGGGAAACGGCTTTTCTTTTGTGTTAACTAGAGCCTTAATATAACATATGGGGACGGTATCAGGCCTAAACCTACTTCTTTCTTCTTTGGTAGCAGATGAGCTGAGCTTAAAGCACCGTCGGGGATAAACATAACATATATCAAACACCCCCCTCCTCCATATTGGACTTTTTTTCTGACACAAAAAGTAAGTGGAGCGTCAGGTGTTAGCACAGCGCTCCGGTTCAAGAGGGGTAGAGCTAAGACAatggagagaaggaaaaaagggaGTGAGTGGGGGAATTTAATGAACATCCCCAGTGGGAGTGAGAGAGGGACTATCTGCAGGCATCGAGGCCTGCCTGCAGACAACAGCGCAGAGAAATAATTTCAAAAGCTGCAGAAATCCGAGGGGATCTGCCGCCAGACTGAATATACCTCTAGGCCAGTGCATGAAAGGGTTAGGGAGCAGACCTGCGTGTATGCGAGTGTGTTACTGTCAGTGTGCCTCGTTTCACGCTGAGGCAAGTGCAAGTCCACCTATAATAAACCTTGCAGACAAGAGGCAATATAAACCTGAGAGCACAACTGTTTGGCAAGAACGTAACTAAACAGTGAATATCCTTAGTCTATAGAGAACTTCCCATTAGCCTGGCCCTCACACAAGGTAATTATTGCCCCCCATTGCCATTTAACAAAGTGTCCATGAGCGACATAGCTGGTCATCCCATCACCAAGAGCTTCATCAGTACATCCACCCTGTGAGTTTGTCTGTTTTGATCCTCAGGTGGACACGACATATTTACCTTTCAACAAGTCCTGACTGTGGCTCATGGAAGCCGCGTCCAGCACCCCAGCTCCGGGGTAAAACAAGCTGGCCTCCTGTCCAGGCTGGCTAAAGTTGGTCGCTGTACCTGCTGCACCCATGCTTCCCCAGGCTCTCTTACCTAGAACCCCACTGTGCTCGATGGGGTACTCCAGCAGGGAGGTGGGTGCCAAGGCATAAGGGTACTCGTAGGGGGTGGTGTAGATAAGCCCGCCATCCGGTGTGGGAGGCACCAGGGTGGGGGTGCCATTGGGCAGCATGGCAGCCATCTGAGTGGGCCGGATGAGGTTCATGATGGGGCCCCGGCTGACGTCGGAGGCCGCAGTGCCGGGGGAGGCAACACCTGACCTGTGGGGGCCGCTATGAGGCGAGGGCCCTGAGCGGCTGCTGCCGCCGCTGCAAGAGAGAACGCAAGGGTGGCTGCCATAAGCAAGAGAGTGAaggacagaaacagaaagaaagaaagaaagaaagaggacaAGAGATAAAGTGTAGCGTGGTTGAACAATATCACAGATGAAAAGTGAAGTGTGAAAATACGAAAGGGGGAAAGGAAGGGTGAACAGGAAGTGgcagagagagatagagagaaagGGGAGAGGAGCAAAAGGGAAAATTAGTACATGCAATGATCATGGTGGTGAACCACAAAAGCGACAATCTTTTGCCAACATtgccaaacaaaataaaaaataaaataaccccacacaccaaaacacaagaagcacaaaaataatgaaataacgCCATCATCCCAGTGCATCTGAAGCAGACCGATCACCACAGCGGCTACACATTCACCTACTGGAAATGATATGGGTGAGTTTAACGACACGCATGCCAACAGAAACAGAGCTGTTGACTTCATATAGAGGAGGAAGCAGTTTTTAtggcataaataaataaataagcaaaatGAGGAGACTTTTGATCTTGATGTGAAGGTCAGAGTGGGAGCATTTAAACTTAAAGAAATGCCCATCCTCTGCAAAGTCAGCACTCAGTTTGTGTTGGATGATAAATGGACATACAAATATAATTCTTATAGAGGCTAAGCATTAGCATGTTCTATAAGCTGTGCCACACAAGCTTCCCCAAAGGCAAGCCTATTAAATCAAGTGCTTTTGTAACTGCAGTTGGGTGGTGGGCTACTTCATCATGGCTCCCATTTAGGCAGATGTTAAACGAGAAAAATTCAACAAAGAAATTAATCGCTTAaactttcattaaaaaaaaaagtgtacagAAAAACCAATTTTTAgtgacatttttaattaaattttaattaattattacgAAAATAATCGCATGCACAAGTTCAGATTAACTTGCCATTAAGTCAAACATTGGGGCTGTATATGatttacattttcaaacatAACTTGGTGATTACAAAACACACGTGAATCAGCAACTGACATGCAGAACTGAGCAGGTGAAATACAGCAATGTGCTTAATATTTAAAGTCTGCCAGGAGCGAGTAAAACAGGGTGAATGCATGTGGATTGCAGGGGAAAGGATGGGCGGATGAAAGGATGGTAGAGAGGACAAGAAATATGGAGAAAAATGGAACAGAGGTATTCCTACTTATGGTTGgaaaacagttttgaaaaagaGGTCTGCTCATAGTCAGAGATAATATGATGTATGCACACAGTGGATCTGACTGCacatttatttaatgaaaaCGAAAAGTATGAGTTAATGGGAAATATTGGAaaaatatcattaaaatattaaaggTTTTTATTATGTATGGAAGAAAACTGATGGATTATGGAAATCGTGGATATGGTTGCTTTTCACTGCAGCTCACTTACGTGTTTTGACGTTGTTATCTCTGTATGTCCCATTGAGAATAGCTAGCTCCatcagctgcatcttcttcaaATTGTCCTCTCCCTCCgcctgttaaaaaacaaaacaaaacatttcagtaCTCACATTAACACACCTTACATTAATTAACATGAGCCAACAACTATCGGACAACTAAAACAATCTACATGAAAACAATTTCACCTAACCGCATGTCTGGGTGTTGCC
Above is a window of Oreochromis niloticus isolate F11D_XX linkage group LG19, O_niloticus_UMD_NMBU, whole genome shotgun sequence DNA encoding:
- the qkia gene encoding LOW QUALITY PROTEIN: protein quaking-A (The sequence of the model RefSeq protein was modified relative to this genomic sequence to represent the inferred CDS: inserted 1 base in 1 codon), which produces MMVGEVEVKERPRPSPDYLMQLLNEKKLMTSLPNLCGIFTHLERLLDEEINRVRKDMYSDTVNGLVDKHPLELPEPVGPIVHLQEKLFVPVKEYPDYNFVGRILGPRGLTAKQLEAETGCKIMVRGKSSMRDKKKEEQNRGKPNWEHLNEDLHVLITVEDTQARAEIKMRRAVEEVKKLLVPAAEGEDNLKKMQLMELAILNGTYRDNNVKTPTLAFSLAAAAAAAQGPRLIAAPTGQVLPPPALRPPTSAGXPIMNLIRPTQMAAMLPNGTPTLVPPTPDGGLIYTTPYEYPYALAPTSLLEYPIEHSGVLGKRAWGSMGAAGTATNFSQPGQEASLFYPGAGVLDAASMSHSQDLLKGAMATKVRRHDTRVHPYQRIVTADRAATGN